The window ggttttattataactaATTGTTGTCTTAACATACATGAGTGACTTTATTTGAAGCTCTCTTATTGACATACTCTTAGAGACAGGCCCGAACCTGCTGTGTAATAAGTGAGGCAATTGTCTCAGgcccaaatatttttgggacaccaaaatcttcaaaaaaatcttataatgatatgttcatggacttatttttaaaaagcctataaataataattgataacctatcaatgataagcctaacttaatttgtatccaaaaaaataaaaataaaaaacactatcttACTTGGAGAAAAGCATGGCACGATTcccatttatcaacaaaatcaaggaaaaaaaagaacaagtattctggaaaaagaaaaaaggaaacACTTCCCCCAAACCCAAACATTCATAATGACATCGATGATAAGTTGAATGATCGATAACATGGTGAATTGAATGAACTTCGCAATGAAGACCCAAAACAGTCTGAAAATGAGAACGATGTAAGTATGCCTAAAAGTGACACTGATGGAGTTATAAATCAAAAGATTTTGTTTCCTTTAAATGTTGATGATCTAGGAAATTGGGATAAATTGCAAAATATTAGGGACTTTTTGGTTGAAAGAGATCCTAAAAGAtatgatgatattttgtttcCTCTTGATAACATTGGAAGACATTTCAATCCATCACATTATAAGAGACAATTGACAAATGGTGAGAAAAGTGATAGAAGATGGTTAATGTACTCTATTTCTATGGACAAGATTTTCTGTTTTTGTTGCAATTTATGCAAAACCCAAAGAACCATGGAGAAACTTGGTTATCTAGCTGACGAAAGATACAAAGATTGGAAGAATATCAGCCGATGCCTCAATCTTCATGAAACTAGTAAAGATCATATTGATTGTATGACTAGTTGGATTGAATTAGAAAGAAGActtcaaaagaaaaagacaatTGATGAAAGTGTGCAAGTAGCAATTAACAAAGAGAGAGAAGATTGGAAACAAGTATTGAAGAGAATAATTGCAGTTGTGCAAAGGATTGCGAAAAATAACTTGGCACTTTGAGGAGATTGTGAAAAGCTTTATGTTGAGAATAATGGAATCTTTTTGCAGTTAATTGAAATGATTGCCGAATTTTATCCAATAATGGTGGAACATCTTCGACGTATTCAAGAACGATAGATTCATTACACTTATCTTGGGACCAAAATCCAAAATGAATTGATACAAATGTTGGCAGCTGGAGTAAGAAGTTTAATTGTTGCAAAAATTAAGCATGTAAAGTATTTCACTATGATACTTGATTGCACTCCAGATGTAAGTCGCGAGGAACAAAGCTTTCTACACTCCATGTGGATGCCACAGTCTTAATCTCACACTATGTGTTATGGTAAATTGTTGTCCTAAAGCGATGTCCTTTTTTGGTGTTATACAACgcatatattcattattctcttcttctaccAAGCGATGAAAAATCTTCAAAGATCATGTACAAGGTCTTACGGTCAAGCCATTATCACAAACACGATGGGAAAGCCATGTTGAAAGTGTGAAGTCCATAAAAGACCAGACTTCAAAAATACGAGATGCTTTAATTGATTTGGCAAACACTTCTTATGACTCAAAAATGAAGAGTGAAGCTGAGGGCTTGACATCATTTgaacttgagaattttgaattCCCAACCGGAATAATTATTTGGTACAAGTTATTATATGAGATTAACATTGTCAGTAAGTTTCTCCATTCAGAAAAAATAGATATTGATGTTGCTATCGGACAGTTAAAGAGGCTTATTTCTTTTCTCCAAGAGTTTAGAGAATTTGGATTTGATCAAGCCTTGGTTAAAGCCAAACATATTCCAAGTGAAATGGGAATTGAACCTATTTTCCAAGAAAAACGCATCATTCGGAGAAAGAGACAATTTGGTGATATCAACAGTGAAGAGGTAACTCAATCTCCTAAAGAATCTTTTCGAGTTAAttacttcttatttataattgatcaagctctttcttcacttcaaaCTCAGTTTGAGCAATTTCAAAAGTACGAAGAAAcctttggatttttatttaatttggagaagttgaagtctattgatgatgatggtctcTTGAGCTCATGTgtcaatcttcaaaattctttaacacaTGATGGACACTCCGATGTTGATGGATCCGATTTATTTCTAGAACTAAAGTTGTTAAGACATTCATTACCCAAAGAAGTAAAAAGAGCGATTGATgtgttgaattatttgaaaacaatggatGGTTGTTATCCAAATTCCTATATCGCATATCGAGTTTTGCTAACTATACTAGTTACTGTTGCATCCGTGGAAATGAGTTTTTCTAAATTGAAGTTAATTAAAACTTATCTTCGATCAGCTATGTCGCAAGAAAGACTAAATGGGTTAGCTATGTTATCtatcgtgaaaaaaattattgaaagttgATTATGCAAACTTGATCAATACTTTAGTTTCAAAAAATGCGAGACGAGTAATATTCAAGTGACTATGTACTAGTtcggaacatgaattttatattttgtttggatcttctttgtttttttagtatttacttatgacatattgttttgatgatattttatttctagaattcatgttacaaatactattatatttaaatcgataaaaaatatatatgtatattaagcTTTAAGGGCACCAAGTTTTGTGATCGCCTCAGGCCTCGAAATCACAGGTCCGACACTGCTTAGAGATAGTCAAAAAAgtagcaaaaaaataaattgcacTATGTCGAGGGCTTTGAATTGAAGAAATTCTCGGCTAAAATgagtttggagagatttttttggaaaagttattgaaaaagtcaaaattaaaagagaggaagaGAGACAAAATCTAAGAGAAGATTTTCGTCTATAGTTGCGCAGGGCTCATCAAACAGATTATCGGAGATTCAAATGGAGTCCGATTGAGCTGAGATTTTGTCGAGAGGTTGGTAACTCATTTCTCTATATATTCAATGGTCGGATTAAGATTTTGATGTctcaaaatttgattttatggGGTTTAAAGTTTCTGCCTagtttgtattttatttgacttgtttgggaacaaaaagtttgtatctttttggttatgaccttTTATCTTTTTGAAGAATATATTTGTAGAGCTAATGAAGATGAAGACGGTGGTGAGATTATGTGttttacacttgacaaaaacatgatcgaGTATGAAAAGTTATCAAAATAGTGTTTGCCGATAACAATATTATCGACATGTTGATAGGGCAATACTTCGGGTCAAATTGCAACATTGCATTGAGTTGACGGATGATTAAGGATTGACACAATTCATGTTAACAcacaatatgaataaaataccAGGAAGAATAAGACTAATGAAAaacacttataagttgaggtggagaTATCTTGAGAGAGTcaagaagaaatcattgcattatcttctaatgtgagaagataaaaaaaaccttGAGTGATCATAGTCATAAAAAGGAAgctagatgggagactcggttaattcgaaggtgatgattttgttactcTTTTTTCTATCTTAATTGTTTATGCATTGTGGATCATAGTTTAGATGAATGAGATAATTAATTTGTCATCTTATTGATGAGAATATTGAGACATTGAATGAGATTCTTAATCATGAAAAATGTCTAGATGGGAagttcgatcaattcaaatggaaggatatACGTGATTTCTTTTGGAGAAACTATAGattattatttgaaacattggtgaagacaattgaagaaaGATAGTGAATCTTGAAAGGATATTCTTGAATTGCTAATCGTTTTTGGATTAAAAAACTAGCAGTTTGCTAGTTAATTTGTTCAAGGAGAAGTATGAGAttcaagttggttgagtatGCAACGTTTAAGACAAGATGAGTGACATATGCTTTGTCAGATCTTGAGCTTGAGAAAAAAGATGTTGAGATAACCTAATTgatttgttatgaagtagatGATAAAAGTTTGTGTTAGGTCTTATCGCTTTCgatcgatatcttattttgagaaagtagacgatgaaagttcgttTTAGGTGTAAAtagtttttgataaatatttgattttgaaaaagtagatgATACAAGTTCATCGTGGGTCTAATCAGTATTTTGGTTTCTGTcgattgttggacttgaaaaataagacactcagtttgtggcaaacaaatgtaaagattattttgacataataaagaattgttaattctagttcCGCATATATCAACGagtatgaacaaagattgggaagagttgttgaatgtcttTCGTCATTAAAATAACATGGTTACCCAAATTTACTTACCGGTGTTATAAACtttatgattttatcttctaaagGCTTTTGAACGGAAGtggaggtataatgatttatctcgtaAATGACTCGAGGAGTGAAGATTAATGTGTGACTCATAACCTTTTGATGGCACGATATATGtgatggtggagattgttatttttctaagggctcttgagtGGAAGTGGATGTACGAAAAGTTATCTCATTAATGGATCGAGCAAATGTGAAGATTGAAGTGTTGAACTCACTTATTTCTTTATGGATTGACTTTTGTCAAAGTGGAAATTGAAGGGTAAGACTTGTGTATTTTCTAAGGCACATAAAATTCGTCAAGGTGGGGATtgttaaaattgtaatttattcatcTCATCTCTGTAAGCACGGTATtcgcccaaggtggagattATTGAGTTtgactcatattttattagagtctATATACTGTAATGGACAATAAGTCTTTAGTAGTTTAGTATTTTTGACTTTTGATGTACTTCCCGAGGATTATGTTggtcgaacctcgttatatcttgtgttctttattattctttacccttttatttttatatcttattttatcgtgtgtttaaaTTAGATGTTTTCTTAACTAGACACTAATTCATTTTgcgattttttttgttagtgaGTTGATTGATAACTTTATaataagcattattatataatcaaaaacatatttaaccaAACACATTTTGTATGAATTGAAAGACTTAAGGCAAATGTCAACTTCAATGATTCACATCTTCATTTTTATTCCTTAACCATTCCACAACATCGAACAAAGACTATTCAACAACAAAATTCTCTACTCTATCCACGAGATCAAAAGAAAAGGAGATACAAATAAAACACACTATTAGAATCAAACTTTTGTTTACATGAGATGTAGCTAAAACCTTAGAATGTGCCCCCCTTTTTTTATAGAAAGTGGTGAAAATGAAATCATTTACAATATGAAACACACTTGATTGAGAAATATGCAgcaaaacattttattgaatagTCTTGCCCCCACTTCTCATAATCTCTCCAACCTTAGAAGATCACCTCTCGATGTCAATTGTAGAACAATGGGTAATCAATTGAGAGCGGCATGTTTGGATGTAAATGTATTTATGTAAGAAAATTGTCAAATTAGTTTTTCCGGCCTGAAAAACAAGCAAACTAT is drawn from Impatiens glandulifera chromosome 3, dImpGla2.1, whole genome shotgun sequence and contains these coding sequences:
- the LOC124930530 gene encoding zinc finger MYM-type protein 5-like — encoded protein: MPKSDTDGVINQKILFPLNVDDLGNWDKLQNIRDFLVERDPKRYDDILFPLDNIGRHFNPSHYKRQLTNGEKSDRRWLMYSISMDKIFCFCCNLCKTQRTMEKLGYLADERYKDWKNISRCLNLHETSKDHIDCMTSWIELERRLQKKKTIDESVQVAINKEREDWKQVLKRIIAVVQRIAKNNLAL